The Canis lupus familiaris isolate Mischka breed German Shepherd chromosome 27, alternate assembly UU_Cfam_GSD_1.0, whole genome shotgun sequence genome window below encodes:
- the LACRT gene encoding extracellular glycoprotein lacritin isoform X1 has protein sequence MRFSALLWLAALAGALVSAEGDSSDPAPGAAAADPGGSTPAADPAAPQKAAQEPEGSTPHGEDQSPLKSLVSRGLTLAGHGLEGAEKRLDKGRQFRKNLYDRGAEFGRNLKKLVPQFN, from the exons ATGAGATTCTCGGCTCTCCTCTGGCTGGCGGCTCTGGCGGGGGCCCTGGTCTCTGCCG AAGGTGACTCCTCGGATCCTGCCCCAGGGGCTGCGGCCG CCGACCCCGGAGGCTCGACACCCGCCGCGGACCCCGCTGCGCCCCAAAAGGCGGCCCAGGAGCCCGAGGGCTCTACCCCGCATGGAGAGGACCAGAGCCCACTGA AATCCCTGGTAAGCAGAGGTCTCACGCTCGCGGGACATGGCCTAGAAGGAGCAGAAAAAAGGCTGGATAAGGGACGTCAATTCAGGAAAAATCTTTATGACC GTGGAGCCGAATTTGGACGAAATCTGAAAAAGCTTGTTCCACAATTCAATTAG